In the genome of Paenibacillus pabuli, the window GAAGTACCACAGGAACTAATCGATATCAGTGAGGAGCAGAATCTGGCCGTGCTTCGCAGCAACATGGCTACAACCATTTTATCGAGCCGTATTACCGGATTCCTGGAGCGCAAGCTTGCGCCAACGGCAACGATTCATGGCGTACTGTGTGATGTGAATGGAGTCGGTATGCTGATTACGGGCAGCAGTGGTATTGGTAAGAGTGAAACGGCACTTGAACTGGTGAAGCGTGGACACCGTTTGATTGCCGATGATGCAGTTGAAATCAGGCAAACATCAGACTTCCAGCTGCACGGAACAGCACCAGAGCTCATCCGCCACCTGCTTGAGATTCGGGGAGTCGGGATCATCAACGTGATGACATTATTTGGTGCAGGGGCTGTGCGCAATAATAAACGAATTACTCTGGTAGTGCGTCTTGAGGCTTGGCAGCAGGATAAGCAGTATGATCGCCTCGGTCTGGATGAGGAGACTACACGAATCATCGATACAGATGTACC includes:
- the hprK gene encoding HPr(Ser) kinase/phosphatase, which produces MAKKVKVSELVQQFQLEVVSGSHGLKRVITVDDLNRPGLEMAGYFEYHPQERVQLLGRTELAFFSMLPEAERRDRMQRLCTEETPCILVTRGLEVPQELIDISEEQNLAVLRSNMATTILSSRITGFLERKLAPTATIHGVLCDVNGVGMLITGSSGIGKSETALELVKRGHRLIADDAVEIRQTSDFQLHGTAPELIRHLLEIRGVGIINVMTLFGAGAVRNNKRITLVVRLEAWQQDKQYDRLGLDEETTRIIDTDVPLVTIPVRPGRNLAVIIEVAAMNYRLKQMGLNAALQFTNKLTATISEDMEDMD